Proteins from a single region of Butyrivibrio fibrisolvens:
- a CDS encoding ABC transporter permease, with protein sequence MHKKRTAGLLIILVVLTIALFGGSLFIKSLNNGLDSLNERLGSDIIVLPKDAESEVDLKNLLLQGTPGYFYMDKSILSELENIEGVDKISAQYFLVSANADCCSVKVQIIGFDEKTDFTIKPWLHESYKGVLKDNEIIVGSMLSTRVGHTLKLYGKEFLVVGKLEKTGTGLDTAVYTTGDTVKTLIGAAQDKGISILSKQSPDDVISSVYIDIKDGYDIDSIVSDINLGHNEVKAVRSKTMMTSTSDRLGIISAAISFLIKTIWVFAAVILIAAFYIITGERKREFAALRVIGVSRKRLGILVMSEALILGVVGSLIGIIMTGAVMYSFSVLIGTKLDLPYLLPGAFTAAYYILVTFAGVVFIGAVSGLISAYKAVSVDTAKILRE encoded by the coding sequence ATGCATAAAAAAAGAACTGCGGGACTTCTTATAATACTCGTGGTTTTGACAATAGCATTGTTTGGAGGGAGTCTTTTTATAAAGAGTCTTAATAACGGACTTGATAGCCTTAACGAAAGACTGGGATCAGATATTATCGTACTTCCCAAGGATGCAGAATCTGAAGTTGACCTTAAAAACCTCCTTCTTCAGGGGACACCCGGATACTTCTATATGGACAAGAGTATACTAAGTGAACTTGAAAATATAGAAGGAGTAGACAAGATATCAGCGCAGTACTTTCTTGTTTCTGCCAATGCAGACTGTTGCAGTGTCAAGGTTCAGATAATAGGATTTGATGAAAAGACGGATTTTACTATCAAGCCATGGCTTCATGAAAGTTACAAGGGAGTACTTAAAGACAATGAGATAATAGTCGGGTCCATGCTCTCTACAAGAGTAGGGCATACGCTAAAACTATATGGCAAGGAGTTTCTTGTAGTTGGCAAGCTTGAAAAGACCGGAACAGGACTTGATACGGCAGTATATACAACAGGTGATACAGTTAAGACTTTGATAGGTGCAGCACAGGATAAGGGGATAAGCATATTATCAAAGCAAAGCCCGGATGATGTTATATCTTCTGTATATATTGATATCAAAGACGGATATGACATTGATTCTATAGTATCTGATATTAATCTTGGCCATAACGAAGTCAAAGCGGTCAGATCCAAGACCATGATGACTTCTACCTCGGACAGGCTGGGAATAATATCTGCCGCGATCTCATTTTTGATCAAAACAATATGGGTATTTGCGGCAGTAATACTTATAGCAGCTTTCTATATCATAACAGGAGAGAGGAAGAGAGAATTTGCAGCTCTTAGAGTTATAGGAGTATCTAGAAAAAGGCTGGGAATCCTTGTTATGTCAGAAGCTCTTATACTTGGAGTTGTTGGAAGTCTTATAGGCATTATAATGACAGGAGCTGTCATGTATTCATTTAGTGTACTTATAGGTACAAAACTTGACCTTCCGTATCTGTTGCCCGGCGCTTTCACCGCAGCATACTATATCTTAGTAACCTTTGCCGGCGTTGTCTTTATAGGAGCAGTATCAGGGCTTATATCAGCATACAAGGCTGTATCTGTAGATACTGCAAAGATACTTAGAGAATAA
- a CDS encoding LysR family transcriptional regulator yields the protein MTLQQLRYAMVVAQTGSMNKAAESLFISQPTLTNTIRGLEEESGITIFNRTNKGVNLTGEGSDFLFYAKKVCDQYDQLIWRYDGKGNTRKIFSVSTQHYSFVCEAFSDTVKNYDASTYHFSILETTTSKIIEDVSSSVSEIGVLFLSDFNKEALKKLFVDNALTYKKIVSCRFYVYLGKNHPLADRDIIDYEDITKYPLLTYEQGKDSPLYMAEEIFGEQDYPYTIKVSDRASMLQIMNKLNGFTFCSGAVRGAVGWSDYKVIPLRESAHLPYSSMEIGYIHKDGLSEIGKRFVEELYKAAPSEE from the coding sequence ATGACACTACAGCAGCTACGATATGCAATGGTTGTGGCACAGACAGGCTCTATGAACAAGGCAGCAGAGAGCCTTTTTATATCACAGCCCACACTTACCAATACTATAAGAGGACTTGAAGAAGAGTCAGGGATCACTATCTTTAATAGAACCAATAAGGGCGTTAACCTTACAGGTGAAGGCTCCGACTTTCTTTTTTATGCCAAAAAAGTCTGTGATCAGTATGATCAGCTCATATGGCGATATGATGGCAAAGGCAATACCAGAAAGATATTCAGCGTCTCAACACAGCACTATTCATTTGTATGCGAAGCATTTTCAGATACAGTCAAGAACTATGATGCTTCAACATATCATTTTTCAATTCTTGAAACTACAACTTCCAAGATAATAGAAGATGTAAGCTCATCAGTAAGTGAGATAGGAGTTTTGTTCCTTAGTGATTTTAACAAAGAAGCTTTAAAGAAGCTTTTTGTGGACAATGCCCTGACCTATAAGAAGATCGTAAGCTGCAGATTCTATGTGTATCTTGGCAAAAATCATCCACTTGCAGACAGGGACATAATAGACTATGAAGATATAACCAAATATCCTCTTCTGACCTATGAACAGGGCAAGGACAGTCCTTTATATATGGCTGAAGAGATATTTGGTGAGCAGGATTATCCGTATACTATCAAGGTTTCTGACAGGGCATCCATGCTTCAGATAATGAACAAACTAAACGGATTTACTTTCTGCTCAGGCGCTGTCAGAGGAGCTGTAGGATGGAGCGATTACAAGGTTATACCTCTTAGAGAGAGCGCTCACCTTCCATACAGCTCCATGGAGATAGGCTATATCCATAAAGACGGCCTTAGCGAGATAGGCAAAAGATTCGTTGAGGAGCTCTATAAAGCTGCTCCATCAGAAGAATAA
- a CDS encoding glucose-6-phosphate isomerase — MINWKNADELKSFNDLYALKDQVNLVDVMDGANGAERVKKYSAAMSGGLSYNYAAKQVDDTVLSALAKFAEEAQLVEKFEALYNGEVINTGEKRLVLHQLTRGQLGGDVVADGVNKRDFYVEQQNKIADFANKVHNGEITNEKGEKFTTAVQIGIGGSDLGPRAMYLALENWAKSNGKFFMDAKFISNVDPDDATAVLKSVDVSRSIFILVSKSGTTLETLTNEAFVKDALAKAGLDASKHMIAVTSETSPLAKSSDYLAAFFMDDYIGGRYSSTSAVGGAVLSLAFGPDVFKAFLDGAAAEDKNATNKDLTKNPAMLDALIGVYERNVLGYESTAVLPYSQALSRFPAHLQQLDMESNGKSVNRFGDKVNYVTGPVIFGEPGTNGQHSFYQLLHQGTNIIPLQFIGFKNNQTGNDVDIQGSTSQQKLCANVAAQIMAFACGKKDENANKNFEGGRPSSIIVGDKLTPEVLGALLAHFENKVMFQGFAWNLNSFDQEGVQLGKTLAKKVLAGDTDNALKAYSDLLGI; from the coding sequence ATGATCAACTGGAAAAATGCAGATGAACTCAAGTCATTTAACGATCTTTATGCTCTTAAAGACCAGGTAAATCTTGTAGACGTTATGGATGGAGCAAATGGTGCAGAAAGAGTAAAGAAATACTCTGCTGCTATGTCAGGAGGACTTTCTTACAACTATGCAGCTAAGCAGGTAGATGATACTGTGCTTTCTGCTCTTGCAAAATTTGCTGAGGAAGCCCAGCTCGTTGAGAAATTTGAGGCTCTTTACAATGGCGAAGTTATCAATACAGGTGAAAAGAGACTCGTTCTTCACCAGCTTACTCGTGGTCAGCTTGGCGGTGACGTTGTTGCTGACGGCGTTAACAAGAGAGACTTCTATGTTGAGCAGCAGAACAAGATCGCTGATTTTGCCAACAAGGTTCACAACGGCGAGATCACAAACGAAAAGGGTGAGAAGTTCACAACAGCCGTTCAGATCGGTATCGGCGGAAGTGATCTTGGTCCTCGTGCTATGTATCTTGCGCTTGAGAACTGGGCTAAGTCAAACGGCAAGTTCTTCATGGATGCCAAGTTCATAAGTAACGTAGATCCTGATGATGCTACAGCAGTTTTAAAGAGCGTTGATGTATCACGTTCAATCTTTATCCTTGTATCTAAATCAGGTACAACACTTGAGACACTTACAAACGAAGCTTTCGTTAAGGATGCTCTTGCAAAAGCCGGTCTTGATGCTTCCAAGCACATGATCGCAGTTACAAGTGAGACATCTCCTCTTGCTAAGTCCAGTGACTATCTTGCTGCTTTCTTCATGGATGATTATATCGGCGGACGTTATTCTTCTACATCTGCTGTGGGCGGAGCTGTTCTTTCTCTTGCCTTCGGTCCTGATGTTTTCAAGGCTTTCCTTGATGGTGCTGCAGCTGAAGATAAGAATGCTACTAACAAAGACCTTACTAAGAACCCTGCTATGCTTGATGCACTTATCGGTGTATATGAGCGTAACGTTCTTGGATATGAGTCTACAGCAGTTCTTCCTTACTCTCAGGCTCTTTCACGCTTCCCTGCTCACCTTCAGCAGCTTGATATGGAGTCTAACGGTAAGAGCGTTAACCGTTTCGGTGACAAGGTTAATTACGTAACAGGACCTGTTATCTTCGGTGAGCCAGGAACTAACGGTCAGCACTCCTTCTACCAGCTCCTTCACCAGGGAACTAACATCATTCCTCTTCAGTTCATCGGTTTCAAGAACAACCAGACAGGCAATGATGTAGATATCCAGGGCAGCACATCACAGCAGAAGCTCTGTGCTAACGTAGCTGCTCAGATCATGGCTTTTGCTTGTGGTAAAAAAGATGAGAATGCTAATAAGAACTTCGAAGGCGGCCGTCCTTCAAGTATCATCGTTGGTGATAAGCTTACTCCTGAAGTACTCGGCGCCCTCCTTGCTCACTTTGAGAACAAGGTAATGTTCCAGGGATTTGCATGGAATCTCAACAGCTTCGATCAGGAAGGTGTTCAGCTTGGTAAAACTCTTGCCAAGAAGGTTCTTGCAGGCGATACAGATAATGCTCTTAAGGCATACAGCGATCTTCTTGGAATCTGA
- a CDS encoding ABC transporter ATP-binding protein, with amino-acid sequence MIIKAQDISVSYTRNAKKGRKDNVINIIDPVDITIVPGKVTVIFGRSGSGKTTLLSVLAGLLKPSEGTVLYDDIDIYKQKDDIFSEFRNQNIGFIPQGQSLISGLTVRENILLPARESKRSANTSGVKAVNANATSNENNAGSCTKRADDLISTLGLLDRADYLPSQLSGGEIRRCAIARALINDPPIIFADEPTGDLDDHNTKIVFELLRQKARDDAAVVIVTHEETAYNYADIVYRMDAGALALSA; translated from the coding sequence ATGATAATAAAAGCACAAGATATATCGGTATCATATACCCGGAATGCCAAAAAAGGCAGAAAAGATAATGTTATAAACATCATAGATCCAGTAGATATAACTATAGTTCCAGGCAAGGTAACAGTTATCTTTGGTAGATCCGGAAGCGGGAAGACTACACTTTTAAGCGTGCTTGCAGGACTGTTGAAGCCGTCAGAGGGAACTGTTTTGTACGATGATATTGATATTTATAAGCAAAAGGATGATATTTTTTCAGAATTTAGAAATCAAAATATCGGATTCATCCCACAGGGTCAGAGCCTTATAAGCGGCCTTACAGTAAGAGAGAATATACTTCTTCCTGCAAGAGAGAGTAAGCGAAGTGCAAATACCAGTGGTGTTAAAGCGGTGAATGCGAATGCTACATCAAATGAGAATAATGCAGGAAGTTGTACCAAAAGAGCAGACGATCTTATCAGTACTTTAGGTCTTCTTGACCGCGCGGATTATCTTCCTAGTCAGTTATCAGGCGGAGAGATCAGAAGATGTGCAATTGCAAGAGCTCTTATCAATGATCCTCCTATAATATTTGCCGATGAACCAACAGGAGATCTTGATGACCACAATACCAAAATCGTCTTTGAACTTCTAAGACAAAAGGCCAGAGACGACGCAGCAGTTGTGATCGTAACTCATGAAGAAACGGCATATAATTACGCAGATATAGTATATAGGATGGATGCGGGAGCACTGGCGCTATCTGCCTGA
- a CDS encoding sodium-dependent transporter has product MERENFKSRLGFILVSAGCAIGIGNVWKFPYITGQNGGGLFVLFYLLFLLILGAPILTMELAVGRASRKSVVQAYKVLEPKGTKWHIHGWVCFIANLMLMMYYTTVSGWMVNYMIKFATGRFETVNSENTVANVFDNMLASPKQAMFFMILTVTFGIVVCAMGLQKGIENITKFMMIALIVLIIVLAINSATLSGASEGIKFYLLPSVKSVKQVGLGKVITAAMNQSFFTLSLGAASMEIFGSYMHKDKGLVGESLRICALDTLIAILSGLIIFPACFSYGIETTAGPSLIFITLPEIFIHMNFGRLWGTLFFVFMTFASFSTVIAVFENIIAVGIDNFGWSRKKSSLINYIILLVTCTPCALGYNILKDVRIIAGKDILDSEDFMVSNLFLPIGAIIFLLFCVTKWGWGFDKYQAEVNTGEGIKLPGFFKYYFMFVLPVLIFILFLTGLA; this is encoded by the coding sequence ATGGAAAGAGAAAATTTCAAATCAAGACTGGGATTTATCTTAGTCAGCGCAGGATGCGCAATCGGAATAGGTAATGTATGGAAATTTCCATATATTACAGGACAGAACGGCGGTGGACTCTTTGTTCTTTTCTACCTTTTGTTTCTGCTTATTTTGGGGGCTCCGATTCTTACAATGGAGCTGGCAGTAGGAAGAGCCAGCAGAAAGAGTGTAGTACAGGCATATAAAGTACTTGAACCTAAGGGGACTAAGTGGCATATACATGGCTGGGTCTGCTTTATAGCTAACCTCATGCTCATGATGTACTACACAACAGTATCAGGCTGGATGGTTAACTATATGATCAAGTTTGCTACCGGCAGATTTGAGACAGTTAATTCAGAAAATACGGTTGCTAATGTTTTTGACAATATGCTTGCATCTCCAAAGCAGGCAATGTTCTTTATGATCCTTACAGTAACATTTGGCATTGTTGTATGTGCCATGGGTCTTCAGAAGGGTATTGAGAATATCACAAAGTTCATGATGATAGCTCTTATCGTACTTATCATCGTGCTTGCGATAAACAGTGCAACACTTTCAGGTGCTTCAGAAGGTATCAAGTTCTATCTGCTTCCATCTGTAAAGTCAGTTAAGCAGGTTGGACTTGGCAAAGTAATAACAGCAGCAATGAACCAGAGCTTTTTCACCTTGTCACTTGGTGCAGCTTCCATGGAAATCTTTGGTAGCTATATGCACAAGGACAAAGGACTTGTGGGAGAATCCCTCAGGATCTGTGCTCTTGATACACTTATAGCTATATTGTCAGGTCTTATCATATTCCCTGCATGCTTTTCTTATGGAATCGAGACAACAGCAGGCCCATCACTTATATTTATCACACTTCCTGAGATCTTCATTCACATGAATTTCGGAAGACTCTGGGGCACACTGTTCTTCGTATTCATGACATTTGCAAGCTTTTCTACAGTAATTGCTGTATTTGAAAATATCATTGCTGTAGGTATTGATAACTTTGGCTGGTCCAGAAAGAAGTCATCACTTATCAACTACATAATCCTTCTTGTAACCTGCACACCATGTGCCCTTGGCTACAATATCTTAAAAGACGTAAGAATCATTGCAGGTAAAGATATCCTTGATTCAGAAGACTTTATGGTAAGTAACCTTTTCCTTCCTATAGGCGCCATCATATTCCTTCTTTTCTGCGTTACAAAGTGGGGATGGGGATTTGACAAGTACCAGGCTGAGGTTAATACAGGAGAAGGAATCAAGCTTCCTGGATTTTTCAAGTATTACTTCATGTTTGTATTACCTGTACTTATATTCATATTGTTCTTAACAGGCCTTGCTTAA
- a CDS encoding GGDEF domain-containing phosphodiesterase: MSEHSKDVEQIDELTGLSTFDSFRILAQDVLDDPTIRNDIAFVYFNVENFRSYNEKFGFAAGSDCLRLIGQTIQAIFPQEICSHVATDHFCIVADKNEIEEKIKQICEELRPFRMETHMQLHAGIYFPTPDDFECTLCMDKAKIACDSLKHQYDSMFGYYDEKLDDEYQRTRYIIEHFDDAIEKGYIRAWFQPLVRSFTGEISGYEALARWLDPDLGFISPADFVPVLEKYHIIRRLDLAVTQYVCNVQKKIMENGGQIMPVSINLSQQDFVGGDIVSEIDEIVLDSGIPSEYINIEITESIFSLDSERVKNIIDAFRLQGYEVWMDDFGSGYSSLNSMQMFTFDCLKLDMSFLAGFNESKNSKIIIESVIGMTKQLGIRTIAEGVESVEEAEYLRQVGCDQIQGFLYSKPGPFEEIFNIDMPKENTGLRKYHEKIGTINLLSQDPLGNEEDETKKIKFPMSLVEEYNGKITLLTFNESFTDYVHMLGFASVNEAESFLNTDDDAAINVKQLMENVIRNDKFEVCHYSRNGHRCTLQINSIANYRSRNAYLLLGLVAEDE; encoded by the coding sequence ATGAGCGAACATTCAAAAGATGTCGAGCAAATTGACGAGCTCACAGGCCTATCTACATTTGATAGTTTCAGAATCCTTGCACAGGATGTTCTGGATGACCCGACGATTCGAAATGATATAGCCTTTGTCTATTTTAACGTCGAAAATTTTAGGTCTTATAATGAAAAATTTGGATTTGCTGCAGGAAGTGATTGCCTTAGACTTATAGGTCAGACGATACAGGCAATCTTTCCGCAGGAGATCTGTTCTCACGTGGCCACAGATCACTTCTGTATAGTTGCTGACAAGAATGAGATTGAAGAGAAGATCAAGCAGATCTGTGAGGAACTACGTCCTTTCCGTATGGAAACACATATGCAGTTACATGCGGGAATTTATTTCCCAACCCCCGATGATTTTGAATGCACACTTTGTATGGATAAAGCCAAGATAGCGTGCGATTCCTTAAAACACCAGTACGATTCAATGTTCGGTTATTATGACGAGAAACTGGATGATGAATATCAGCGAACCCGTTACATTATCGAGCATTTTGATGATGCAATTGAAAAGGGATATATACGTGCATGGTTTCAGCCGCTTGTAAGATCCTTTACCGGAGAAATTAGTGGATATGAGGCTCTTGCCAGATGGCTTGATCCTGATCTTGGATTTATTTCACCTGCAGACTTTGTTCCTGTTCTGGAAAAATATCATATCATTCGAAGACTTGATCTTGCTGTAACACAATATGTCTGCAATGTACAAAAGAAGATAATGGAAAACGGCGGCCAGATAATGCCGGTTTCAATAAATCTGTCTCAGCAGGATTTTGTAGGTGGAGATATTGTTTCGGAGATAGATGAGATCGTACTTGATAGCGGTATACCTTCTGAATATATCAATATCGAGATCACAGAATCTATTTTCTCATTGGATTCAGAGAGAGTAAAGAATATAATCGATGCCTTCAGGCTTCAGGGTTATGAAGTATGGATGGATGACTTTGGAAGCGGATATTCATCACTTAATTCAATGCAGATGTTTACATTTGACTGTCTTAAGCTTGATATGTCATTCCTTGCAGGTTTTAATGAGAGCAAAAATTCCAAGATCATCATTGAAAGCGTTATAGGAATGACCAAACAGCTTGGCATCAGAACTATAGCAGAAGGCGTAGAAAGTGTTGAAGAGGCTGAATATTTAAGACAGGTTGGATGCGATCAGATTCAGGGCTTTTTGTATTCAAAACCAGGACCGTTTGAAGAGATATTTAATATTGATATGCCAAAAGAGAATACAGGCCTTCGTAAATATCATGAGAAGATTGGTACCATTAATCTTCTTTCTCAGGATCCTCTTGGAAATGAGGAGGATGAAACAAAGAAGATCAAATTCCCAATGTCTTTGGTTGAAGAGTACAACGGCAAGATTACGCTTTTGACATTTAATGAATCATTTACTGATTATGTACATATGCTGGGTTTTGCATCTGTTAATGAAGCCGAGTCATTCCTTAACACTGATGATGATGCAGCTATAAATGTAAAACAGCTTATGGAAAATGTTATAAGAAATGATAAGTTCGAAGTATGCCATTATTCCAGAAATGGTCACAGATGTACCTTGCAGATCAATAGTATAGCCAATTATAGGAGCAGAAATGCATATCTGTTACTAGGACTTGTAGCAGAAGATGAATAG
- a CDS encoding AAA family ATPase, which yields METIITIGREFGSGGREIGELVAKKCGIKCYDKELIARAAKESGFCEEMIETHDERPTNSFMYNLVMDTYSFGYNSSSFVDMPISHKVFLAQFDAIKNLAKEGPCVIVGRCADYALSDFHNVVNVFITGDEEDKIARIRARFADITSDDKARDMMNKKDKQRRSYYNYYSSKKWGHCSSYDLTINSSALGIETSADFIVDFVKRFEESKRG from the coding sequence ATGGAGACTATTATTACTATTGGACGTGAGTTTGGTTCCGGTGGAAGAGAGATAGGTGAACTAGTTGCCAAGAAGTGTGGTATTAAGTGCTATGACAAGGAACTTATTGCCAGAGCTGCCAAGGAAAGCGGGTTCTGCGAAGAGATGATAGAGACCCATGATGAGAGACCTACTAATTCCTTTATGTACAATCTTGTTATGGACACATATTCCTTCGGATACAATTCATCCAGCTTTGTTGATATGCCTATCAGTCACAAAGTATTTCTTGCCCAGTTTGATGCGATCAAAAATCTTGCAAAAGAGGGTCCTTGCGTAATCGTAGGCCGCTGCGCCGATTATGCTCTTTCAGACTTCCACAATGTAGTAAATGTATTTATAACAGGTGATGAAGAAGATAAGATCGCCCGTATCAGAGCCCGTTTTGCAGATATTACATCAGATGATAAAGCTCGTGATATGATGAACAAGAAGGATAAGCAGAGAAGAAGCTATTATAACTACTACAGCTCCAAGAAATGGGGCCATTGCAGCAGTTATGACCTTACTATCAATTCTTCTGCGCTTGGAATTGAGACTTCAGCTGATTTTATCGTTGATTTTGTAAAAAGATTCGAAGAGAGCAAGAGAGGCTGA